The Actinomycetes bacterium nucleotide sequence GCGCTGGGTTCGGACCGGGTCGAAGCCGCAGCCTCGGTGCAGATGGGCTGCGTGCGTCTGACCGAGAAGTACCTGCATGGCGATCCGCCACGTCCTGAGGAACTGTCCAACTGCCTGGCCGAAGTCGAGTACTACCTCGACGGCGTGCTTCGCGAGAACCCGATGGTCACCGCTGCCAACCGCCTGGTCGGGCTGGCGGGAACGATCACGAATGCGGCTGCGATCGAGATCGGGCTGGCCGAGTACGACCCCGACGAGGTGCACCACTTCGAGCTGACCAAGGCGGCAGCCGAGGACGTGTTCCGCACCGTTGCCACGGAGCCGCTGGCAGACCGGGTCCACAACCCGGGCTTGGAACGACAGCGTGCGGATGTGATCGTTGGCGGAATGTGCGTACTCGTGGGGATCATGCGCAACTGGGGGTTCGACAGCTGTGTCGTGTCCGAGTCGGACATCCTCGATGGCCTCGTGCTGTCACAGGTCGACGGCCGGCGGCACTGATGCCCCTGCGCCGCCGGTCCCAGCCGACATCTCCCCCGACCGAGCCGGTCACAATCCGGGGGGGCCGAGTTGTGCTCCGGCCGCTGGCAGCCTCGGACTTCGAACAGTGGCGCGAGGTGCGCCGCCGCTGCGCCGACTGGCTCACCCAGTGGGAACCACGGCCGTCCCCCGGCCAGCCCGACACCGTGGAGGATCGCAACGCGTTCGCCTCCCGCTGCTCGGTGCGGCTGCGCGAGATCCAGCTGGGCACGGGGTTCGGCTTCGGCATCTTCGTGGATGGAGGCTTC carries:
- a CDS encoding Ppx/GppA family phosphatase; this encodes MIQSGAGCSISSTLEAQTVTEPLWAAVDCGTNSTRLLVSDGSNALERQMEVTRLGKGVDATGELAGESVARTLEVLADYKERIDHHGVQGVRIAATSACRDATNRDEFLGPARELLGVDVELLSGEEEAELSFFGATTGLDPVDGPWLVVDIGGGSTEFALGSDRVEAAASVQMGCVRLTEKYLHGDPPRPEELSNCLAEVEYYLDGVLRENPMVTAANRLVGLAGTITNAAAIEIGLAEYDPDEVHHFELTKAAAEDVFRTVATEPLADRVHNPGLERQRADVIVGGMCVLVGIMRNWGFDSCVVSESDILDGLVLSQVDGRRH